In one window of Arachis ipaensis cultivar K30076 chromosome B06, Araip1.1, whole genome shotgun sequence DNA:
- the LOC107647178 gene encoding pentatricopeptide repeat-containing protein At4g14820-like, with protein MEAAREIFEQMPMRNCFVWSSMICGYCKKGNVEEAKDFGRLKESNIKPDSITCLIVLSACAHGGLINEALEITTKMERYGIEIGIRYYGCMVDLLGRAGRLKKVKRMPMKSNEAVFGALVGACQIHSDVQIAEQVMKLIGASTVSSSDSLNVLLFNTYAASEKWEKCEQMRRIRVHT; from the exons ATGGAAGCTGCCAGGGAGATCTTTGAACAGATGCCAATGAGGAACTGCTTTGTGTGGTCATCTATGATTTGTGGTTATTGCAAGAAGGGCAATGTCGAGGAGGCTAAG GATTTTGGCAGATTGAAGGAATCAAATATAAAGCCTGATTCAATAACCTGTCTCATTGTGCTCTCTGCTTGTGCTCATGGTGGTTTGATAAATGAGGCTTTGGAAATAACAACTAAAATGGAAAGATATGGAATTGAAATAGGAATCAGATATTATGGATGCATGGTTGATCTATTGGGAAGAGCAGGGAGGTTAAAGAAGGTAAAGAGAATGCCAATGAAATCGAATGAAGCTGTTTTTGGGGCACTGGTTGGTGCATGCCAGATTCATTCAGACGTGCAAATTGCAGAACAAGTAATGAAGTTAATTGGTGCAAGCACTGTTTCAAGTTCTGATTCTCTCAATGTACTTCTGTTCAATACCTATGCAGCTTCTGAAAAATGGGAGAAATGTGAACAGATGAGGAGGATTAGAGTACATACCTGA
- the LOC107604753 gene encoding phosphoribosylglycinamide formyltransferase, chloroplastic, with protein sequence MEAQQILSRFCPKPSSLLLPSHKKLHTLPCVGPKNLGIQRLGCSYTEGKKKRVFCVRRTIEEEEVKEVKVGATMPVRRKKLAVFVSGGGSNFKSIHEASLKGSLHGDVLVLVTNKHDCGGAEYARNNGISVVLFPKVKDGSDGLSPSELVDTLRSFQVDFILLAGFLKLIPVELIRAYEKSILNIHPSLLPAFGGKGYYGLKVHKAVIASGVRYSGPTIHFVDEHYDTGRILAQRAVPVLANDTAEELASRVLKEEHRLYVEVVKALCEERIVWREDGVPLIRSKDNPNEFC encoded by the exons ATGGAAGCTCAACAAATCCTCTCTAGGTTTTGCCCCAAACCCTCGTCACTCCTGCTACCCTCTCATAAAAAGCTTCATACTTTACCTTGTGTTGGGCCCAAGAACCTTGGGATTCAGAGATTGGGGTGCAGTTACACTGAGGGAAAGAAGAAGAGGGTCTTTTGTGTAAGGAGGacgatagaagaagaagaagtgaagGAGGTGAAAGTTGGGGCCACTATGCCGGTGAGGAGGAAGAAGCTGGCAGTGTTCGTGTCCGGTGGAGGGTCCAATTTCAAGTCCATACATGAGGCTTCGTTGAAGGGTTCACTCCATGGTGATGTTCTTGTTTTGGTCACAAATAAACATG ATTGTGGAGGTGCTGAGTATGCAAGAAATAATGGTATCTCAGTTGTTTTGTTCCCTAAAGTAAAGGATGGATCCGATGGGCTATCTCCAAGTGAGCTTGTTGACACACTAAG GAGTTTCCAAGTTGATTTTATTCTTTTAGCTGGATTCCTCAAACTTATACCTGTTGAATTGATTCGGGCTTATGAAAAGTCCATATTAAACATTCATCCATCACTTCTTCCAGCTTTTGGAGGCAAAGGATACTATGGTCTGAAGGTGCACAAAGCAGTTATTGCTTCGGGTGTAAG ATATTCAGGTCCTACAATTCATTTCGTTGACGAACATTATGACACGGGGCGTATCCTTGCTCAACGTGCTGTCCCTGTACTGGCTAATGACACTGCAGAGGAGTTGGCTTCCAGGGTTCTCAAGGAG GAACACCGGTTATATGTGGAGGTGGTCAAAGCTTTGTGCGAAGAGCGTATAGTTTGGAGGGAAGACGGTGTCCCTCTCATTCGAAGCAAAGATAACCCCAATGAGTTCTGCTAA